In Juglans microcarpa x Juglans regia isolate MS1-56 chromosome 1S, Jm3101_v1.0, whole genome shotgun sequence, the genomic stretch CCTCTGTTTATCCTACTTGATGCTTTTTCGGTAAATGCATTTAATTTCATGCGTCGTTTAGGAAAAATAGAGTTTCCATTTTAAGCCGTCTACTGAAGCCATTTTATGTGCTGCGTCAGAAGACACAAGGGGTCTGACAAATCTACAGCTCATTTATGAAGGCCTGTAGGCCAGCCGGAAATGCGATTGAGGAGGGGGGGTGAGAAAAGATGCTGGGAATGGCATGTGATGTAATTGTAGGAGATAGTACTTCCTGTCTTCGTAAATTTGACAAGGGTtatgatgataattttgtagACTGACTGAGTTTGATGATGCGGCCGAAAAATATGGATGGAACCCGTGAACGGATATTATGGGTATCGGACGTACAAATGAATGTCTCAGTGTTTTCGGGTACTATGGTTGGCAGAATTTTGTTGGGATTTATTTGTAAGTTTGGTAACTTGCTTTTGCTGTATCTTCTCTCCATGGTGTCAATATAACAGTAGTTTAttgtttcttcttcaatctACTCTCAATCATGTGCATCCTCGTCTCTCAAGTTCTGAATTATATCACGGCCTCCCCaattgaaaaagagaagttcTAAGTTCTAACAGCCGTAAATTTACATGATTTCATGGTATAtgtcaaatctattttatataatattaaactatatcagtttataaatttatttttataaattgattttgtGAATGACATATTTCTCATTAATTGAGAAATGCATCATGCATCTCTTTTTCATAAACTcatgtattttttcttatatcttTTAAAACTCGGTCTTTTGATGTTTTCATGACCATATATAACGCTTTCAAGagagtaatatttaatttagaattattttagccataaagagatctcacaaaagtaGATTCATAAAATAACGTGAGCTGATGtatgtggtacgttagattataaagttatttttattataaagtagatctaatgtatcatatgaaagAATgccagtttgtgaatttacttttgtgagatctctttgtAGTTGTAGTacttatctatttaatttggattgatatataaaattctcaaaagcTGGCCGAATGTTGCTGCATTAAGTGAAATTAATGCGTGGGATCAATTTTcgtataaaatgtaaattatttttgcCATTTCATACAATGAAGATCTCTCTTGAATATAATATTGGACTCATTTTCCACAACTCCAAATTAGTAATCAATGCGTTTGAGAAGTACTTGGCCATTAATTAACTGTTGTGCAAGTATTGAGGTCATGTGGAGGTTTATAATGTCAATGAAAACACACGAGACATTGGACATTAACACAAACACATAGTCCCACAAGTCAAAACCTTGATATTTGTCGtccattaattttctaattacaTTGATAAAAGTCCAAGTACGTTGTTGTCACGGCGGAGACCTCATTGGCAAAGACCCACGCTCGAAGACACTTGATCTCCACGTGTACTAAGTACATTTTAGCAATATATTTAGCTTGTACACACATGATGTTTGGAAAAATgcaaatagtttatttattgCCTAGAATTGGCCGCTAGCTTAGCTTGCTAGCTCATGAATTTCGAAACTTGAAGTATCAAttagaacaaagaaaaattctagacataaaCCCCACACTCTTGtacactatttaaaaatatgtgattttacttttttatcctcatatttcatgaaatatgaaatataaagataaaaaagtaaaatcacatatttttaattaatgtgtAGAGTGTGAGATTTCTGTGTAGCAAGACTCAACAAAATCCCAAACAATTAAAAGCAAACTCGATCTCGTCCTTTGAAGTACGTAATAGCTAAAGAAAAGAGGGTGTTGTACTAACGTTTACATGAAGGCTTTGGATAAATATATAGGGTAATAAACTTAGCCAAAGCGCAGTACTTTGATTAGGGCATTAGCTAGGCAGGCTGGTAATTGGTTGAACTTCCCAAAGCTTTAAAGTTGTAAGCTTTATCGTTATAActaaagtaatctcacaaagcTGGTGTTTAGTGAACGATATGTTCCTGTTGTCCTCATTCAAATGAGCTAGAGATTCTTCACCCTACCTaagcttcctctctctctctctctctcgtttgaatattataaaatgagttgatatttgagatTTGATCAGGCTGGCCGGCATGGTTTTGGGCATGAgatgatgattttttattttttatttttgtttttggtgggGGAGGGGGTTTTAATATATGGTACTGTTAATTATTCACAGCCAGCCATCCCACGTGGCCAAAGTGTCCTATGTGGCTTCCACCTTATTCGCAGTCCTCACCTACCGgcctttttttattgatttcaaattttgaaacatCTTACCCTTTGTTTTAGTCGAACTCATGACTACTCAACGTGCTTTGCTTTCTTGCTTCCCACACGTACACCACTCCTAAActgtaaatatgtatatatgtatattatggGTTTGAATCATGacctttttaaattcaaataaccTATTGCTTTCCTCTCTGGCTTCTATATATCCTGTCCGATCTAGCTAGCTACATGATCTTTCTCtccattaaaaacaaattaatgtgAAAAGGTAAATGTACTAGCTAGCCGGGGATGGATTTCCTTGAATTATTTCATGGCAGTGTAAAATAATAGCAAATTTCCTATTCTATTCatctgctagctagctaggctagCTTGCTTCTGTACGTCCTTCTGTTCTAACTTTATATCAGGGATTTTGTCCACTTCATATCTGCATGGGCAACTCAGAACGTCTTGTGAGCGGCGCCCAATTCAACATGCAATAGTCTTATTTAGTACTTTTCTGTTTAATGACTGTATAATGTCATGTGAAGTTAGGTATAAAAAACACATGCATGCCAGCTCGTTGTTTTCACCTTTTGGAAACTTATGGGATCAAACTTGCATGAGAGTTTTTAGGCAGGCAATTGTACCACTTCCAGCATAATGCATGCAGTAAATGCCTTTtgcatttatttctatttctaattacGTTAGATATACTAGGACATTATtgaatttattctattttttatttgagtagtattatatgtacttataattttatgtacaaCATTATACGTATTGAGTAAAAGACATATcttattagttttttcttttttaatttaaaccttaaatttcaaattttatagtttttaacatataaataacTGACACACGGTTAACGTTGTATTGTTATGTAAGTAAAACTTGTAAGAcagtttcctttttatttcattatcatCTTAATAGTACTGATGAGAAAGAATTCTACTACTTACTTACAACTTACAAGTCGATGAGTATAAAATGAGGTAGTGTCTAATTTGCTGGAAGCCtattgtcaaaaataaaaagaagatataATACAAGAAAgagatagataaaaaaaaaaaatgactaatatataaaaatgtgaaAGGGACATAAAGCAATTGATGAGACTCTAAAGTGATAACTccaaataagaaagaaagaccTACGCCTACAAACTTGGGAGATAGAATAAACAATGCACTGTTCTATTgggtctctcttttttttctagatttctACGTACGGGGGACATCATATTCTTCAATCTCTTCGCAACCTTATTCTTTCCCATTGTAATAGAGCTACGTGAGGTCAAATTATTAAACAGTCATGAAGTTCGCCCTCAAATGCTCCATAggtataaatttttatatcaaatcaGGTAAATTTctatgtctttctttctttattatttatttttataaataaacatttgagTACCATATTAATGTAAAgcgaaataatatttgtaatcgaAGAGTGCGTAAACGCCgtacattctttttaaaaaaatgagtaaatatgaaacctatttaaaaaaattaattttttaaagatagacTCCAGTCGTTTTTAAGAGTAATGCACGATCTTTACACAATCTATGACTGTATCGCATTGTCTTGAATTACTCGACGGTATTATTGACCTCCAACACCATATGAACGACAAGATTCATTACaactataaaaaagttaaaatatcaatatgttttatatatattttttgctctcaaaaaatatatcagAAAAAATCTTGCAGCAATCATCAGACAGAAAAAGTTGCCAGACACACTTTTCCAGCTAGCCCATCGTCCTTGAGAAATGAACACAAAGGATCACCTATGTTCATCGATCTCTAGTCATGCATTGAAATTTTCTGAAATTGTGTCGCCACTTGTTCGCCTCTCTTGGACagtatttcaactttttttgaAGTTGTCATCATGCATCTTTTCCCACCTCGGAAACATTAGTGCTGTCTCCACTAGTAAATCCTCTCTTAACGTACAACACGAGCATCTgctaaaagttttctttgaTTTCGACTCAACTCATTTAAATCATGAGTAGTTAACAGTATTTATATTTGGAAATTAAGTTGTACAATACGTTTAAGATGAACAAATTTGGTATAAATaagtagataaatataaaaaaattattttttaatgatgaatctgatcatatatatatatattttttttataaaaaagtgcaTAAAATTTACacatcttaatattatttttagcaatattctttatattaatattctaaatatattttagatatattattatgaaagaATTATACGTCCATGCatataacatattaataaattcgTACAGAATTTCTCCCTTGCCCAAATATCAGTCAATTAGTAATTTGAGCCAATCAGTTAGAAAATATACCAACTTAATAATTATCAGTTGAGATGACAACCTTGGACAACGGTCATATTTTGCTCCTTtgataaaaaaacacattttatttatttatttatagaatttcaaacttaaaaagtaAATGTCGACAAATTGCTAGAGTACTTGGTCAAACCCTTAATTCATGCATATCTTTAGTAGCCAATAGCCATCCATCTACCAACATATTCAAACCAACCATCGAAAcgaaaacaaaattattaacttCAAACTTTGTTATTACAATAACACAAGGCTATtgtcaattatttatataagatctatttcaagaaaaagaaagatcaatCACATATATCATACTAGACAATTAAATCCCTAGTTAATATGAATTTTGCTAAAACAATCCAAACGATCTCAAAGTATAAGTTAAAGTAGATATGAATTTAATATGCTAGAGAAATGTACGTTTTAACtacaaaaatatatctatagactgacgtgacatatattagattataaaattacttttattgtaattagtagatttaacgtatcatatgaattAAAGTTATGTCAATTTGTATGTTTACTTTTACCGAAACTTTTTGTGACGATAACACTTATCatgatataataaattatgtatttaatatataaagattATGGTTGATATATTATACTCATGGGAGATTCAGCCTCTCGAGGATACAAATGTTGCATCCCTTAATAAAATTTGTAAGCACTATTATAAATAGAGATAGAAATGTTTATAACTAGACATGGACTTGAAATCTGTATTATTCATCTACGAAGACTTATGGATAGGAAGAGTACTTTAGAAGATCACTTTAAAATTTGAGTGAGTTTCAGTACTTTCTAttcatgatttatttattaatggTATTAATACCCGGAAGAAACATTTTTGAAGATACAAAGACTTTGGTATTTTTGCGGATATTGTCTGTTAAAATTCCTAAtttcaaacaagtttttataattctcaaatattttcaaacattctGAATAATTAAACATCACAATTTACTCGCTAAAATTAACGTTGTAGCAAGTATGGTACAGGCGGGAAAAGTCAAATTTGTCAATACCTGATGTTTGAAATTTCATacatctatttgttttttttttttctttttattgttttgttaaCCCTTTCAAGTCGGGAAAGAAGTGGAATTATTGATCATTTCAGATTAGACATTTGCGACACAACTGAACGGATCATTATACCGTTACAAAGACGACTAAACAATTAATGTTGACCACAGACCTTATGGATTtaaaaccaatgttttgaatttcatttcgTATAGGCCGGTATGGTTGAAATATGCTTACCAGCCGGGTAATCGGTACAAAGAAGTATGTTGTTTTGTACTGGTCAGAATTTTGACCGTATCAGCTGATATATAGAGttcggcattttttttttcatttcttcaaattgcaGGCTTATTTTTGGAACACTAATTCAGaccaaactatatataatttattcatatatagattattattttagaatataatttatatatatatataatttattcatatatagactattccgaaacggtaccggtaccgaaatattttgtttcaatatCTCGACTGaaacgatattcaaaacattgtttaAAACTTCCTGATAGTGGGCCCATTGCCTTCGTGACTGAACTATGGCCCCACCTTGAGGAAAAAATCGTTTGGTGCCAGGACCAAACCTTCGTCTTTCTTTCTCCTTGACATTGCATGCATACATTGCCGGTCCTAATAATTTTgtaagagtaatgctagttacagttataaattatgtaagtattgtatattttttttttgaaaaagagtaagttctactattaaaaaattaattttttttcaagtagatctcacattaattttttttaaattaatttttaaaaaaatgcaatgtACTTGCATACTCTATGACTGCAAATGTCATTTCTCTTTTACAAAATGTCTTGATCTTTATTCATACATCTAATTACCTATGAAAACTTCATGCatcaaatatctttaaaattattgagattttggtgttatatttaaaattataatgtgtTATATAGCAAGTGGTGTTTATGCATAGATTTGTATGTATCATAATTCATAATCTTGTGCTGATTAAGTGATTAACAGTCCGTACTTCCAATCATTACTGCCCATTAATCTACTATGCATTTATTAGGACAagaaatgctacttatcatccctaCACCATATACTAGCATGcgatttctcattttatttaaacacacatatttatacattaatatatgtatgtttaaatagaatgacaaaaataacaaatcacatgttggtgtgtggtgtaggggatgataaatagaatttttcttattaggATTTTACACtttatcactacaagaaatcatgCCTTTTTCAGAGctcaaaatcgtcgcaaataccTTTAATAATTGCTACATTtgattatttgcggcgatttttaatTCGCTGCATTTTTGACAAAATTAAAATTCCATTTCTAACCAATTTCAATGATTAGaaaaaatcgttgcaaaaacTATTATTTCCAGCGATTTTTTCCTGTAGCAACTGTCCAAAATGGTAAACGGAAATGACATTTCCGTTTACCATTAAAATCGCTAAGAAAAGTCTATTCCAGCGATGTACTCCATcacaaaaggttaaaaaaatgccgcaaataactcattattttttccagcgattttgAATTATTGTCGCTATTATGTATTTCCAGTGGGTAAGTTTCACCGAAAAAGACTATTTGTGGCGATCTAAATTCTCCTCCTCCATTTCCCACCTTAGCATTGGAAATTAAGCGGTGACTTGAAAATCGTTGGAAATAAGGtctatttgcgacgattttttttgtgacgattttaaaattgttgaaaaatgcCTGATTTTTTGTAGTgtatatttcatattaaaactGATACCTTATATCCTTAAATTGTAAAAACCCCTgattaaatccaaaaattagataaaaggaaaataggCAAGTTGGTATAGTCTTGACAATTAGATCTTAGGGGAGAGTAAAAGATGTCATTTTTGGTAATTTAACCATGCTATATATCAGTTTTGATAGTTGCTagtataaaaagtaaaattcataATAATTTGATGCTAGAAAATgtacttattttttcaaaacaaaaaaataaatgctggCCATGCATAGTCAGTAGGAGATATCTATaactcttttaaaattattttatgattcatttttttattaattagtataattgtaagaattaattaaaaataacttctattttaattaacaatatttatttaaaataaaaatataaaataattgtaagtttatattttttcaattgtaatCATGAAAACTTAGTACTGCAGAAGCCATAAAAATTTGAAGTGGAATTTTAAATGGGATGTGTCAGCACTCAGCACCAACAGGGAATTATAAGGATGGCATCATAGCGTTTTGGTGGCGGGTGTCAGCAATGGGGATagaagtaagaaagaaaaagggcaTCTTTACTCTTTGGGATTCGCAATGATGCAAATGCTCTCCCAGGTCAAAGTTGTTTTTGGACTGATTTCACATGCTTAGAGTTAAGAGTTAGTGAGAGAAAGAGGAGGGTCCTAAAACCCTCTGGTCGTTGTTTGATCATTGATGGATCATAAAGCATCCACCACACGACGATTCTCATTTATCGCTGCTGCCGTACCTTCCGGGGCGTGTCCTTTGCtacctctattttttattatccttCTTCGGAACAAGATAGTcccattaataattaaaatgagatatatCAGTAGTAGATGGTGGGATTTCCAGATAATCGCCCCCAAAATAGTAGTAGGTGCAatgtaaaagataaaaaagatttgagaaatgagagatgtTGCTAGTCCCATGGTTAGCCACTATGACAGAAGTAATTGAAGCAATCCAGTCAATGAATTGGTTTAAATTAGGATTGCTGGGCTGGCTCTTGCATCTGGCCCATCCTCCCACCATTGCATGGGCCCGGACGAAAGGATTTTTTAAGCAAGTAAGATGTCGGATGTGGGGGGTGGGTGGGGCTACCCACCTGCCCATATTTCATCTGCCTGTCCTACATAGCTCGGTATAAAAGGGAAAAATCCATTTATTTCCTtagctctctcttctctctcaaacCCTCCCATCGTTCCCTCATCTCTCAATCTCTTATCTCTTCTGCATCTCCTCCTCTGTTGCCGGCCCTTAACCCCTTAGCAGTGCAACATGtctcctcttccttctcctcttcttactcttcttttctcctcctcctccacagACCATGGTGTGGTCATCGATTTGCTTAGACTCATGACCACAACTAGTGGTGGCTCTCTGCATCAAGCCACATGCCACGACATGGCCGTGGGTTTGTTCAAAGAACCACATCCACACAATTAGCTaggtttggttttatttttgttggttaaTCGATATAGATTTTGATTTGTTGGTTATTTTGGTTCGTTCGAGTTTGGGAGAGGAGGAGTGATTGAGCCACATATCTGATGGTTTCCGTGCATGGAGAGCCATGGCCATGAGTCACCCACTTGCCTGCCAAACGGACTTCCCACACAAGTGAGGGCGGGGTGCCTGCCCAAGTAGGGCGGGTAGCACACCTAGTTTGAATCATTTATTGCGTGAAGCTCTTGCAAGAAGATTGTAGGTATTGTACCCAGCTGTATTGAGATGGTAGTTGAGGATCTCCACTTCTACATCCTACATAGTAGACAAAATCCACTTCTTgaccaaaaaatatatacacacgtaCTCTAGGAAAGAATAACTCCAATATTTCTttagttttgtttctttatttttgttgctaGTGATTGTGTGGAGTCCGTTTTCCTTCCAAACCTAGTTCATTTAACCACCGTTTATAACTGCGTTAAAAAATTGGCACCATTAAATTTGCTTGTAATATATGTTAGAACAGTTTTTTTCATCTTACAATCATATTTAATGACAGTAATTTTAGAACAACCATATATTAATGATTGTAGGGCTTTatagttttaatatatatgttagaaCAATCTCCCCAATGCCAAATCTCCAATGGATGTAcctacaaaaatgaaaaaacaatattGAAGCATGTTAGAGTACTCTCAATGGATTTTTCatcctatattttaaaatacatcaccaaaactcgctttttctattttatatagagacttttacaatatatatatatatatatcatacatcaatttatcattttttctttatatcatttaaatattatactttttaatatatttgattcATTTCAAGTAAAGTAAAAAGTAGAAAGTAgataaagaaatgaataaagagtaaaaagtagagagagaaataaattaaatatttatacaagtgtGAATAGTATTCTATAGATGTAGAGATGGTATTGTAGTAAACtggatattagttataaaatatataatccaTTGGATGGGCTATATTAAGctatttccttcaaattttacaaaaacatggGTTTTACATAACCTATTGAGAATGCTCTTAGTCAGTTTAACTATTTGGATAGTTCTAATTGggtaaagaaataaaatacaactaAAAATAGGATAGACTGGCTAGGCCTGTGTAGAAAATGTTAGGACCCAGCTTGTCCGTGTGGCCCGACTTGACCCGACCAAAAAAGTGGGTTGAAGTAATTTGCGGTTCGAACCCGCTGAAATCGATATAATGTTATAAAGAAGACTAAAAAAAGCGGGCGGGTTTCAAAGTCATCGAACCCCGTAGAAAAAAAGCACTTTCTCGCCCTTTCCTACCTGCTAGTTGTTCTCATGGCCACGATCTTCTCCCTTTTCAAGTACTTCGACAGCCTCACCGTCGTGGCCATTTCGTTTTGCACTGCCATAGTCTGCAAGACAATCTCCTCAATTGACAAGGCTGCTAAGAAGTTGGAGATGATGAAAACTAAATCCTCCGCCAAGATCACCAAGAAATCTAAGACCAAAAAGATGGACTGTGTCGAGACCAGTCTCAAGGAGTTGAGCCGCGACCTCTCCCTCTTCAAGTTCAAGTCCGACGCCATTGTCTCCCTTGTCCTCTTCGTCGTCTTTGGTCTTCTTAACTCACTCTTCTTAGGGTTTTCACCACCACGCGGTGCTAGCTCCGACCTCTTCCCCATGCCAAATCCCAAAACCAATTGATCTGGTTCACTGctactcttccttttttttttttttttctaatattcaaattatgATTGTTATCTTCTAGATCATACAGAGTAAGGTTTTGATCGAATTCTATTAGGATAGTGGGATTTGTAATTTCTGTCTGGATTGTGCATTTATCCATGAATTCTCGAGAAAATGGGCTCTATTTGTATTGGCTGATGCTAGGTTTTGATTGGATTGTATAGGGATAATGGGTTTGTAAGGTTTTTTTGGATCTGTTTGTATACGATTCGGGTTCCCATTAACTGCTTCCAATCTTGGGTCGGGCCATATCAGATTGGTTTGTTCTTGAGACGGGTCGGGTGGGGCCTAGACGACCGTATAAGTAGTTGTGTCTACTCGATCTTGAGTTCCCAAATGGAAACAACTTCAAATTCTAGTGTAGCGGTCCTACCCATTCATTTAGGCTTACCAATATTAGTCATTAAGGTCGAGTGGGTTGTGGCTGGGTTTGATTGGCCTAGCCTAACTTCTACACTCATTGGGTTGATCACTCGACCTGATTGTACAAGCCCAAACTCTTACAGTCATCTGGACCAAATAGTTCTTTGGGACCAAAAGTGCTCATAAAACAAACCGTTTATCCCTTCAACTTCCTTTCGTTCCAATTttggtttacttttttttttttttttgtataaaagaCTTTATTGGAGCATGGAAGCTAGTACTACAGCCGCCCTCCACTGCCACCACTCTCACGCATAATGGCTCACATATCGCCACTTCTATTACCAAATGTCAAGTTCTGTTGCCACTTATGGTGAACTCGTTGAAGCACACTTTTATTGAGAACTATTTCATCTTAAACACTATCATTCAAATGACTAAATGTTTGTTCGaactatatttttaataatttaggtttttgagatgaaatttaaatttaatttcaaaagatcacttttgaagatgaaaaaaattcgtCCCTAAAACATTGTGTCCCTATAGATAGAGAGCATTTGTCGCATTTGGATCAAGGCCGAAGGCTAGCCAGTACACCAATCTAATCGAGGTTGCAGGGATGCGTAAGGCCTGTTCTACAAATCTCAAGTTTTGGTAgctattatataaaaaaacccACATAATTGTAAAGGGAACACCAAAATTCTAATcacatccaacaaaaaaaagtgATCTCTAAAAATATACCATGCAGATAGTACAACTAGAAAAAGATGAAGGAGGAAAAGAAGATGACTTGAATGAGGacgagaagaggaagatgaagactgtgaggaagagaggagtaACACGAAGAGGACGggaagatgaggaagataggaggAATATGATGAGGAGTACGAGGAGACGAAGAaaggagggaggaggagaggaacaTAGGAGGAAAAGAGGAGTAGGACGAGGAGGggaaagaaagaggagaagGAGAGGAGTAGGAGAGTTGAACAAtaacaagaatataaaaaatactataggaATAACCATAAACGAGACAACTAAATTAACAATAAATGCGTAATCGAATTTCAAGTTATTCACCTTACCTAAAGAAAGAAGTGAGTTCaactagaagagagagataactAACTACCGAGGTCAAGTTTTTTGCTCTTCatacatacattatatatatatgaaacgcCACATCGGAGGGTGAAGtgcttcaaataaaattaaaaatttcatacaaaaaagtCCCAAATGTTAGAGAGCATACAAagttgtaaatagaattttctacaaaaaaaaaaaaggtgagtaTAAAAATATAACCTATAGACAGAGAGAATTCGTAGCATTTGGCTCAAGGCTGAAGGCTACCTAGTACATCAATCCAATAGAGGTTGCAGGGCTGCGCAAGGCCTCCTCTACAAATCTCAAGCTTTGGTAGCTATTATATACAAAACCTGAGAGAATCGAAAAAGGAATACCAAAATTCTAATCACATCTAACAACAACAAAgtgatatat encodes the following:
- the LOC121247834 gene encoding calcium load-activated calcium channel-like, which translates into the protein MATIFSLFKYFDSLTVVAISFCTAIVCKTISSIDKAAKKLEMMKTKSSAKITKKSKTKKMDCVETSLKELSRDLSLFKFKSDAIVSLVLFVVFGLLNSLFLGFSPPRGASSDLFPMPNPKTN